Proteins from one Ovis aries strain OAR_USU_Benz2616 breed Rambouillet chromosome 12, ARS-UI_Ramb_v3.0, whole genome shotgun sequence genomic window:
- the LOC114117259 gene encoding small ribosomal subunit protein eS25 — MPPKDDKKKKDAGKSAKKDKDPVNKSGGKAKKKKWSKGKVRDKLNNLVLFDKATYDKLCKEVPNYKLITPAVVSERLKIRGSLARAALQELLSKGLIKLVSKHRAQVIYTRNTKGGDAPAAGEDA; from the coding sequence ATGCCGCCCAAGGACgacaagaagaagaaagatgcCGGAAAGTCGGCCAAGAAAGACAAAGATCCAGTGAACAAATCTGGGGGCAAGGCCAAAAAGAAGAAGTGGTCCAAAGGCAAAGTTCGGGACAAGCTCAATAACCTAGTCTTGTTTGACAAAGCAACATATGACAAACTCTGTAAAGAAGTTCCCAACTATAAGCTTATAACTCCAGCTGTGGTCTCTGAGAGACTGAAGATTCGTGGTTCCCTGGCCAGAGCAGCCCTTCAGGAACTCCTTAGTAAAGGACTTATTAAACTGGTTTCAAAGCACAGAGCTCAAGTGATTTACACCAGAAACACCAAGGGTGGAGATGCCCCAGCTGCTGGTGAAGATGCATGA